CTTAATTCTGTCTCCTCTGCTGGCAGGGTGATATGTTTCTCATTGCTCTCAATAAGCCAGCCTTTCTcagcttcctcttcctctttatgCAAACTTTCTTACACTTCATTTCACTACCCTGGTTCCCAAGGCACCCAGCAATAGATCTCTAgaaaagtcgtgtccgactctttgtgaccccatggactgtagcctaccgggctcctccatccatgaaattttccaggcaagagtactggagtgtgttgccatgtccttctccagggtatcttcccgaaccagggatcgaatctgggtctcccgcactgcaggcagacactttaccatctgagccaccagggaagcccaataagtcTCTATCCATCCATCAACCCCTGCTCCCCAATCCCTGACATGTGCTAGGCTTAGAAGACGCAATCATGGTCCCAGACCTCCAGGTACCCACAGGGTGCGTGCAttctaagtggcttcagttgtgtccagctctttgggaccccatagactgtagcccaccaggctcctctgtccatgggattctccaggcaagaatactgaagtgggttgccattcccttctccaggggatattccagacccagggatcaaatccgagtttcctgcggctcctgcattgtaggcagattgtttaccactgagtcactggggaagcccacccaCAGGGTACCTGGGAATATAAAAAGACATTGAATAAATGATTAAGTGAATGCcaaatgttcattttatatttacatgaGATGTTTTCCAACCTCAACACATTTGTCCCCTTGGTCTTTTCTGTATACCAGAATTCCCATTTCTCAGTGCATTTTCAAACTTTTAGCCATTTTTACTGCCATGTATAAAATATCTGGGACCCTAATGTCCACCATCTGCACATTTACTGAAAGTGTTCAATTTTCCATCATTGCCTCATAATAACTGAAAATACAGGAAAACTCACCCAGTCCAGTAAGTCACTTTGCTGATGATTTATTGCTTCAAGGCAAAAAGCTATAAACAGGGAATTTGAGGAATGAAAACTCTTCACATTGGATAAACATGTTCCGTGCGACACAaatcatgagaaaaatgaggaatgctgaaaaatatgacagaTTGCCCAAGTGCTACTTTCTCTCTATGGGGAAATTCTAAGACATTtcttcatatgtattttttagtCACTTACAAAAAtggcaatgtgtgtgtgtattagtcactcagtcgtgtctgactctttttgatcccatggattgtaacccaccaggctcctctgtccatgggattctccagacaagaatactggagtgggttgccattcccttcttcaggggatcttcctgaccctgggatcgaaaccgggtttcctgcattgcaggcagattctttaacatctgagccaccagggaagcctgaaaatgGCAGTCGGAATACTTAAATATTAAGTCACAGTTTGAaaacagatacatacacacacacacacacacacatttgtatacATGCAGAAATACACAGCAGGCCATTCTGACCATTCAGGACTCCCAGCTGGGCAGAGTTATTACTTCAGTTACTTTGGGTCAAGATAAGTCTTTAAAAATCAGTGACCTAATTTAATGTAATAGTCACAGGCTGCATTATTTCCCCACAATTTGTAGGAATACACAGTACTTACAATGTTGAGAGCCTAGATAATCATACCGTTTGAATCTACTTTCTTTGATCTCTCTCTGAATCATTTTCAAAGTTAATGTTGCAGCTGTTGTCAGTAAGGCCTTGTCTTGTGCCTTTTGGTttgcaggggtgggtgggggcaggctAACTGGGCTTAGCATCAGGAGAGATGGCTCAGGTTGAGACTGACCAAGGTTTGCAACCTTGATCGGCAGTTCATTAGCTGGAAAGACAATGAGCAAATACTTTCTAAGGGCCTCAGCtctatctctaaaatgggaaatGATGATAATGCCACAGCTCATAGGTTTGCTCTGAGGATTAAATTAGGTATGCAGTAAAGCACCTAGCCTAAAGCCTGGTAAGTGTTCACCAAATGCTCATGCTAAGGTTTAGCACGCATTAATGATATGGTAAATTCAGGTCTcctttttcttgctcatctatgcATGCAAGATATTCACCCTAAGCACTTACGTGAATTTCTCCACCAAAGGTTGACTATTCTTTAGTTTACCTTTCCCTCATCCCAGGACATGGGGTTACAAGGGACTGGAGAAGCGGACCCTCCAACAGGCCTCATTCAGGCTCTGCCTGGAGGCCTCCCCAAAAGCAACCTGTTGCtgtccagtcactcagccatgtctgactctgtgtctctgaccccatggactgcagcatgccgggcttccctgtccttccccatctcccacagCAAGGCAGAGTGGAATAAGCAGAGATCTGGGTTTCAACTTTTGAGGGCTGATTTCCCAGCCTCTTTGAGTCCCAGactttccatttataaaatggggaagAGATGCTTGCTCAAACTTGCTGCCATGATTAGTAAGATAATTCAAAAGTTAGCAGACGGCTTGGTACcaagtaagcattcaataaagaGATGTTTTTTTCATCATGCTTGTTAACTTTTGTGGGAGCAGGTCGCGCCATGGCTCTGCCTCCTTCCCCGTGACTTGAAAACATGAAGCTGAGACTTCCTCTCTGGGCCTGCACAGGACAGATGCATTTTTCAAACAAGGGCATTCtggccaccccatcccacccatcccgGGGAGGAAAGCCCCAAGTCCCTCATCCAGGCTTCCTATGATCTTGGAAGCCACGTTCACTTTCCTGAATTGGGAAGCAAATTCAGTAAGAACCTAGTTCTTGGGTGTCTGTCGAATTTCAAAAGGGGTCAGCCCTCACCTGGTCCTTGGAAGCTGTGGGTGGCAGGTGATTTCTCTCTACAAAAATCCAACATGATCCACATGGACTTACAGGAAAGATTATTCATGGAGTAAAttctcttccctggtggttcagtgtaaagaatctgcctgccaatccaggaactgtgggttcgatccctgggttgggaagatcctctggagaaggaaatggcaatccactccagtattcttgtctggaaaatgccatggacagaggagcctggcaggctacagcccatgggggtccaaaaagagtcagacacgactgaacacctgaacaacaacaaaattctcttCACAAAAGAactcttggaatttttttttttctttcaatgaacATGTGCCTTTCTTTTGATGTTAAATGTCTCTTTTTCTATGGCATTTCAGATTTGGCTGATAAGAATTAGATTGTCACGTACCTTTGAAAGAAAGAGATCTTCTGAACACATGTAGAGACACATACACAATTTCCTTTATTCATCAAATACACATTGAGCACCGCTGTATGCCTTGTACCAGGCATTCAGGAGGTCACAGTAAGGAGGACACATTTTCAATCCCTTTCCCCTGTCTAGGAATCCCTCTGCTCAGCACTCAGAATTCCCTCATGAAAAAGGCACCATCCTTCAATCTGCAGCATCAGATAACAAAATCACCTTTAAATACATGGTGAGAGCTGGTTCTGATTTGAAGGAGGGAATGCTCTGGAGGGGAGTCATGGATTTCGGTTTATCCTAGATTTTGTCTGATGCTCAGACATCTAAATAATCTGAAAGTCAGATACACTCTTCTCTTGGGAAAGAAGCTGGAGAGACAGTAATAAGAACCAAAAATGACAGCGAGAAGATGGTTATCCTGTCATGTTTTCCTGCTCTGATGCATTTGGAAGCTCTAAAAGTTGAGGGAAAATATGGGTTACAGAGTCAATCCAACTTGGATTTGCATCCTGACTACCCCACTGACCAGCTGGGTGACTTCGGTCAAGCTCCCTTACCTTACTGAGCTTCCATTTCACATTTGTAAGAACAGAAATAATAACGGGCACTTTTCAACATGACCTCCCAGTTTCCATGAGCTAGTGTAACGGTGCACTTAAAGCGCTGAGAACAATGTCTGACGTGTAGAAGGTACGAAATAAAAGAACTGTAGCAGTAAATATTTATACtttactaataaaataaataatagccTCATTTCCATTAATAAcaactttctcttccttttagcATCAAACCCTTTTGGCTTTTTATCCCTGTTAAATATACTTCTTTTTGAAACAACCGGTAAACTTCTGTCTTTGTACCAGAACTGAGCTTTATGGATCAGTAGACCCACAGTCTGCGAAATGGGTCACCGAGGCAGAGAGACACATGCCCTGGGCCCAGGGTGACGCAGACTGGACCCACTTCTTGGTTTGTGAACACATTTTTTGTTTTGACTCACACTCAACCTGGACCCAAGGCTCCCTCAGAGCAGAAGGACATCACAGGACACCACTCTGAGGGGTCAGCGATGTCGTCCCAGGGGATCCACCAAGTCCCACAAGCCCCCAGCATGCAGATGGTCAGGTGTGAAGAGGAGGTTGGCTGACTGCTCAGTGCCCTGCCCTGCCCGGGAGCAGCAGATTTGGTGCAGGGCTTGATCGCTCCTTCTGAAAATAGACTGCCCATGCTCTGACCCTGGTGTATTGACCAGGGACTTCTCCCAGGAACAAGAGGAAGTTTATCGGCTTGCATTTCTCACTGGGATGAACCCAATGTACACCCTTCATAGTGCAGGGGTGAAGAGAAACTTAACTGAAATGGGTGAACAGAAACTTAACTGCAACAATGCCCAGATTCATGGATACAACTGTCCAttcaaaaacagaaaccaaacaacCATTCAcctcatttagcaaatattcagTGACCATGGAAGGCACAGGTCTTTAGAATGAGAGAGAGCTTTGGTGTGCAGAGGTCAAAACTGCTGATTAGGGTCCTTCTTGGCAGGGCCCGAAGAATGGACTGGTCCACTGTCCTAAATCCCCTCTATCCTTCTGAATGGGCCCAGAGAGTCTGGTGGCTTGGTATCTAAAGAAGGAATTAGTGATACCGAAGATGTAGCTGATTCTGTTCCCTGGGACTTGGGCGAGATCCAGCAGGACTTCCAGTGACTCGGACAGGCCGGATCGGGCTCGGGTATTGTCCAGAGCCGGGCACTTTCTTTGGAGTGTATGTGGACCGCTGCCAAGGAGAAGACCCACTGTCTGGGCCTGAGCGTGCCGTGATGGGTGCTTTGGGTGGTTGGAGACAGGACAAGGGGTCACGGGCCTGGATCCAGGTCATTGGAAACGAGTGGGAAGTGGACAAAAGAAGGCTCAGTGGGGGCCTCAGAAGGCTGGCTGCCTTACAAGCACTGGGTCAGCCTCGAGCCCAGGTTCTAAGGCTGCTTAATTGGCAATCTCTGAGAATTCAGGGTAGGAGTCCAAGTCGGCAAAAATATCGTTGGGATTCCGACAGCTCAGATTGCAGAAGCAAGCGTTAATCCACAGGGCCTGGCGGGAGAAGCCGGGCCCATCGGGACACTGGAAGGAGACGCTGATGGTCTTGGACTTGTAGGGGATACAGCACCGGCTGTCGGTGCAGAACCCGCAGTACTTGGGCCGGTAGGCACGAGTGCTGGTGCAGCCGGCCAACGTGAAGTTCACGGGCGCTTCTGGCTGGTACACGGCCAGACACTTCTTCCCTTCCTGCGTGAAAGGAGGTTTCGGTTGAGATGTTCAGAGGATCAACATTTTCAGCTCCAAACCCTCAATTCTTCCCTTTTCACTCGCCATGCACCCCATCTTACTTTCGGATCTGCAGCATCTTCAAACTAGGAAGGATCACCCCAAAGGCAACGAGACCCAGCTGTATTATGCAAGAGGAAGCCGAGCACAGAAAGAGACTGCCTTGCCGCGACACATCTCTCTCAACCTGCAATTTCCCTTCTTTCCCGCCTTCTGCCTTGCCAATGCCCAGGTCAGTTTCTCCAACACAGGATGACTTTGTGGGCTCCTTCAGCCTGCCAAGCGCCCCCTGCTGGTTGGGGCAGAGCCATCATGGCCTCCAAGGCAACTCATTTAACCCTAAactccttctcctctgcctcccaTAGACTCTCACACACATCCTTTTCATGCAACTTATTCAACTGAACTGGCATTATTTAAAGGGAGCTCTGTGGGGCTGTGGGCCACTCAAGGGCGAGGCTCTTTCCGCATCCCTACAGTCTAGTTTTCTGCCTGGTACATGGCtcttgttgcttagttgctaagttgattCCAATtcttttgagacccccatggactgtagcccaccgggctcctctgtccatgcaatttctcaagcaagaatactgcagtgggtctccatttccttctccaggagctcttcccaacccagggatccaacccatgtctcctgcattggcaggtgggttctttaccacggagccaccaggaaagccccagtagGCACGTACTAAACTCATTGAACGAATGGCTGTTCTGGTCAACTATGCACAGCACCCTGCATGAAATGGGGGTGGAGCCGATCCAGGCAATGTGTGGGCCTGAAGCTCATACCGTCTGAGAGCTATcttcagtgaaagtcgctcagttgtgtgcaactcttttctaccccatggagtatacagtccatgggattctccaggctagaatactggagtgggtagcctttcccttctctagggaatcttcccaacccagggatcgagcccaggtctcccacattgcaggcggattctttaccagctgagccgccagggaagcccaagaatactggagtgggtagcctatcccttctccagcggatcttcctgacctgagaTGCCTGCCACTCCCTGGGAGGCGGACCCACCTTGATGTGTGGCCGGAGGTCCATGTCGCACGGCCGCAAGTTGCAGAGGCGGCTCTCCTGCTCAGGCCAGCACCGGGCGTTGACATTGGAGATGCGGGTGGAGACCCCCAGGCCGCAGCTGGTGGAACAGGGGCTCCAGGGGCTGGTGTATGTGATGCAGTTCTTGTGCCACGGCTCTATCTCATCCGTGGTCCCTGCAGATGCAGACCAGGTGCCCGGTGATTTCCCAGCCTCCATCAGCCCCCCAATCCCTGCCGTCACAACCCTAAGGGCTGGGGTCCCTGAACCTCAGAGAGTGGGCAGTCCCTCCACTTGGAGGTCAAGTTGGCTTCTAACTAGCATGGGTCCCCAGGGAGAAGAGAACTTGTTATGAGTTCCTCATACTTCTCCAGAGGGAGGACCATCTTTAGAGACAGGTGGACCTGATTCTAGACAACTTACTCTGGGCCTCAGGCTCTTCTCTGGAACAATAACATCTGCCCTGCAGGGCTGGTATGGCAATAAAAGGGTCCAGATATTGACCGAGTACACATCAGGCATCTGCAAGGTGCTGGGAATAAAAGGGTAAAAGACACCGGTCCTGCCCCTGCGGAGATGACATTATCTGGGGAAGGTCAAGGGGAATGCTTGCCCAGTACTAGAACGTCATCTGAGTGAAGCTCAGGGCATCGTGGCTAAGGAGACACGCAGGCTTCAGAGGCAAATTGTCGGAGTCCAGCTCTGAGCGCGGCCCCTTAGCATCTGGATAGCTTCCAATAAACTGGCTCCCACCTCTGAGCCCCAAGCTCCCCGCCTGTAAGTGGGGTTGACACTAGcacctccctgcctcctgtcCCTGGTTGTGGATAGAAAATAGGGGTTCAGGCACGTGACAGGACCCAAAAGCTGTGCCCATCCTTAGTAAGCCCTCAGGAAGGGGGGAATAAACGCCAGCTCTCGGCTGCTTCTTTCAATGGATGTATCCTGGCAAGCAGAATATGGGGAGGGCTCATAAGTGTCTGAGAAATGGAAAAGGGAGTGAGCTGAGAGGTGGAGACAGGTGCAGAGCCAGGGAGACCAAGGAGTGATCTCACAGAGGGATGGAGCAAGATCCACAGGAAAAAGACGGGAAGAGGAAGCTGGTCCCTCTTGATAACACACATGCCCAGAAGCCAGAGAGGGGAACCTGCAGGGAGAGACAGCAGGTGTGCAGGGGAGATGGGTGAACGAATGCAGGAGTGAATGAGTGAGAGAAGAGGATGCTGGGGAGACAGGAGACAGCAGAGGCCTTTGAGGACTGACGAGAGGAGGGCGGGCTGCGAAGGAGGCGGCGGTGGGCAGGGATTTgccgaggaggatgaaaaggctTTGGTTTCTAGGTCACCCACGCGGCAGGGGCTCTGCTTGTGCTCGCTCAGAAGGAGGTCACCGGGCCACACACACTGACGCGGTGGGCAGGCCGCCGCCGGCCCCGGCCCCACCCGGTGGCTCTGTTCTAGGAGGCCCTCTGGGGACGACCGAGCccgccatcccctcctcctccgcgGGCTGGGGCGGCcctccccgcgccccgcgcccgcgCCCCGCACCCACCAGAGGTGCCCGTGTGGCGCGGCGCCGTCTTGCGGGGCCTTCTGGCGTCGTCTTCGCACACCCACTGCTCGCAGCAGCGCCCGGGCACGCTGACCCGCCGGGGGCGGCGGCACCAGAGGCGCGGGGGGCGCGCGCGGAGGCACAGCGGCGTGCAGCCCACCGCGCCGCCCACGCACGTGCAGTTGTACTTGCAGTTGGGCTGGAAGGACTGGCCGTTGTTGTAGCGCACGCCGTCCAGCACGCAGCCCACGCCGACCACCTCTGCGGACACAGGTGCCGAGGGTCAGGCCGGCCGAGGGGCGGGGCGGACCCCACAGGGCAGCCTCCTGCCACTGCACCATGGCCCCCGCACCCCATGCCCCGGGGTCCCCATCGTGGAGAGGGACTGGGGCCAGCTGCCCTGGCCAGTTTGGTGGGACCTGAGCGGAGGGTGTGGTCGCCCACTGAACCCGCGCAGAAACACCGGGTGCCAGTCTGGAGGGCTGGACGAAGGGGTGGGAGGCTACAGACTGGCCAGGACCGGGACCCCCGGCAGCTAGCCCAGTGTCCTGTCCCAGCAAGTGGCACAGAGCCTGGTCCTGACAGTTATCTGCCTCAAGGGCCACAGTTGTGAGAGCAGGCAGATGCGATGGGAAACCCATCAGAACACTTTGCAAGAGACTGGGTTCATTCAACGCCTATTTTGTGGAGTGTCCCAGGTGCTGGGGATTTAGTAGTGAAGGAAGGAGACAAAAGTCATGACTTCAAGGAGCTTGTGCCTGTGTGCTTAGCctctcagtcttatctgactctttgccaccccatggactgtagcccgccaggctcttctgtccatgggattccccaggcaagcatactggagtgggttgccatgccctcctccagggcatcttcccaacccagggactgaacccaggtttcccacattgcaggcagattctttagtgtctgaaccGCCAGAGAAGAAAGGGGGCAGAGGAGACAGTGGACCATCTAGAGTGTTGATGGGGACATTAAAGCAGGGAGTtggaagagggagggggaaagTTTCAGATTTAAACAAGGCGGGTAGACAGGGCCTCACAGAGGTGATGATTTTTCAGCAAAGATGGGAAGGAGGCGGGGAGCTGAGCTGCCCAGGTGTTGGGAGAGAAGCCTTCTAGGCAGGGAAGGGACTATAGGCAGCAGGAAGGCCTGGggtgggaaagggagggagaagggctGGAGGCAGGAGATGAGGGGAGAGAGGGCTTCCCCGGAGGCTCAGAGGAAAATGCAAAGCTCTTAGAGCCTGGAACTCCGGTTGATACACAGTATGTGCTCAGTGAGTAATGATGAATCGGCGATATGCATTATGCTTCAAAAAAACCTTGATGGTGCTGAGTTGAGGACAGACCGATAGGGTTCCGGCAGAGTCAGAAAGTCACGCCGGGGAACCCAGATAAAAGCAGATTAGAGACAGTGGTGCTTGGACCAGGGACGGGCAACCAGGAGAAGAAGGGCCCCGCTTCTGAGTCTGTTTGGAGGGAATCGCTGACAGCTGGGATGTGAGGATGAGAGGAGAATCAAGGAGGACTCCTTATTCTATGTCCCGAGCCCTGGAAGGACAGGGATGCTTTGTCCTGAGAAGAGCAAGGTTGGGGTGGGTGGCTTCAAGCTCTTTCCTAGTCTCGAGATGCCTGGTGGACTTCAGAGTGGAGCCAGTTCTGCAAACTTGGAGCTCCAGAAAAGATGCGGGGCTACCGGGCTCTGACCAGCATCCCGGCTTTCCATCTTAGTCCCGTTCTGAGGACAGTGTCTAGAAGTGCAGACAGAAAGCCCAGGGCATCCAGGGGCACTCACCCCAGGAGGGCTCGTCTGCCAATAGTTCCAGCATATCTCCTGGATTCACCTGAAGCcgaaccatcaccaccaccatcatccctTTATCTCACAGGAGGGAAGGTTCTTGGTCACCCGACCTGCTTTGTGTTAGGCTTCCTTGCATCGCTGACTTCATCCCAGAAGAAAACAGGACCACGTCATCACCTGCGTTTTCACCTGCTGCAAGCCTGCGTCTCAGTGAGGTTGAGTCACACGCCTAAAGTGACAGCGCTCTGTTCAGCAAGTGGAGGGGGCAGGATAGCAGCCAGTGGGGATGTTGGGGTGACTGCTGGTTTTCCTGGGAGGTGATTGATCTGGGGGAGGAGGGACAGACAGGAAGGACACTCACGCTGCCCGTCCGATCTGGAGCCAGGCACCATCTAAGTTTTCTCACACAGTCTCTCGGTGACTGTCCTAGGAGagctttgttttctctctttggcAGAGAGGGgagctgggtgggtgggggcacAGTGATTCATCTGCTCCAAGTCCCCCAGCTGGCGTCTGATGAAGCTGCACCCCCAAGCTCTGACTCCACCGCCATTTCCTTCCATCAGACACCAGTAAAGGAGGGGAAATAGGAAAGCAAAACAATGAATGAATCACCTGGTGAATCACTCATCTTTCATTCTGAGCCTGGCCATGCCCTCTGACTCCAGGGAGTGTGTGTGCGCTTGTGTGTTGGTGGATGGGAGAATGGAGTGCTGGAGCCGGCTCTGCCCCTGGGTGGAGGAACTTTGGGTGGCGAGGGCACTGCTGGGTGCTGGGAGCCTTAGCACGGTGGTTCTCATCACCAGCGGCACAGTGGCACTCCCTGGGGGAGCTCCTTAAAATCATGACGCCCACACCACGCCCCAGTACCTGGGGGTGGACCTGGGCTTCGGTAtttgtacttttcattttttgacaTTGGTAGCtctggcagtccactccagtactcttgcctggaaaatcccatagacggaggagcctggtaggctgcagtccatggggtcgagaagagtcagacatgactgagcgacttcactttcatttttcactttcatgcattggagaaggaaatggcaacccactccagtattcttgcctggagagtcccagggacggaggagcctggtgggctgccatctatggggtcccacagaatcggtcacaactgaagtgacgtagcagcaGCTCCCCAG
This genomic interval from Dama dama isolate Ldn47 chromosome 21, ASM3311817v1, whole genome shotgun sequence contains the following:
- the CCN4 gene encoding CCN family member 4 isoform X1; this encodes MRWLLPWTLVAAAAAGGTLAMALSPPPTAMGPTAAPLEDTSRPQFCKWPCECPAAPPRCPLGVSLITDGCECCKVCAQQLGDNCTEAAVCDPHRGLYCDYSGDHPRYAVGVCAQVVGVGCVLDGVRYNNGQSFQPNCKYNCTCVGGAVGCTPLCLRARPPRLWCRRPRRVSVPGRCCEQWVCEDDARRPRKTAPRHTGTSGTTDEIEPWHKNCITYTSPWSPCSTSCGLGVSTRISNVNARCWPEQESRLCNLRPCDMDLRPHIKEGKKCLAVYQPEAPVNFTLAGCTSTRAYRPKYCGFCTDSRCCIPYKSKTISVSFQCPDGPGFSRQALWINACFCNLSCRNPNDIFADLDSYPEFSEIAN
- the CCN4 gene encoding CCN family member 4 isoform X2, with protein sequence MRWLLPWTLVAAAAAGGTLAMALSPPPTAMGPTAAPLEDTSRPQFCKWPCECPAAPPRCPLGVSLITDGCECCKVCAQQLGDNCTEAAVCDPHRGLYCDYSGDHPRYAVGVCARTTDEIEPWHKNCITYTSPWSPCSTSCGLGVSTRISNVNARCWPEQESRLCNLRPCDMDLRPHIKEGKKCLAVYQPEAPVNFTLAGCTSTRAYRPKYCGFCTDSRCCIPYKSKTISVSFQCPDGPGFSRQALWINACFCNLSCRNPNDIFADLDSYPEFSEIAN